In the genome of Arachis hypogaea cultivar Tifrunner chromosome 9, arahy.Tifrunner.gnm2.J5K5, whole genome shotgun sequence, the window AAATGTCAAAGCCTCTCTCAAGTTTTGCTCCTTCTATAGAGAGAAAGATGAAGACAATGTTATTGTCTCCCTAGTATTACCATAATTATTTATGGTGTGTGtgtctgagagagagagagagagagagattacatCAAATATGGAAGAGTCCCGGGCCACAGATGCGAGAAAAGAACCAACAAAAGAATCACCAGCACCAGTGGTATCAACTGGCTTAACTGAGAACCCTGTTACCCTTCCTTTAAATTTCTGCAGTCAAACAATACATGTCCAAATATGTGTAGTTTTGATCAAAAGTAATGTCTTAAttcaattagaaaattaaatgcttttttttttcattttctaattAATTCAGATTTCTTTTTTAGAACAAGGATGCATAGTACCTTGGTGAAATATCTGCAACCCTTCTCTCCATCAGTGACAAGAAGCAACTTCAGTTTGTCATGCCAGAGGGACATAACAACTTCTTCCTTCTCAGAATCTCCTTGTGTAAGAAAGTTAACTTCATCATCACTAACCTATTTAGACCATCATCAATTAATTAGAATAAAACTATACGGTTTTTTAAGTGATCATGCGACAATATTTGAAAACCTACAAATAAAGTGTTTgtgagaaatatttttaaaatatatgaaaAGTCATATTTGAAAAGTTGTATCTCTTGTGAGTTTGTAACTCACTGAAGAGTTGTATCCTATTAAACAGTTTTATCTCGTTAAAGAGATATTTCTCTTCATTAATATAAATAGGACATCAGATTGGTAAAACAGAGAATAAGAATCCATTCATAAAATTCATAACTTCTATCTTTTTTATCTCAATACATTTTTTATACATAGAAGAAATAATAAACAATATCATTCTATGAAATATCATTAGTATAAGACTTTTGATTGTGTGAGTGTATACAGGTCAAATGTTTTTTATTGTATAATATAGAAAATTTGTTAGTAACTCATTTTACACACCACAGTTAGATTGAAGGAATGGATTAagcttaaaaaaaattgtatgtgATACATGGCTAAAACTTTAAGAGTGTGCTATTATATCCTCTAATATTTTTGTTGCAGATTCAGTTTCCTCAGTCCCTTGTCCcaatttcaacaaattttcaaGAATCCCAGTCCAAGTTCTCATTTATAGACATATAACTCAATTTAatggtgaaaaagaaaaaagaatttggGTGTTATATATTTATAGTGCGGTAGAGGCCGTCCTACAATTCAagaatagattaaaaaaaaattccttgATGAAATCAGCATCAAACCAAATGCTCTTGATTCCAGACCTAGCAGTATCAGGAGAAGGCCACAAAGGGATCCTCACATTTGGATCATAAGAAAGCAAAGCACCGGCTTCTCTAGCAGCTTTCATGGCTGCCAAGTGTGCTGATCTGCAAGGCTCTGATATGAGGCTAATGGATCCATAATGGAATATCTTAGCCTTCTTGATCAAACCAATGTTCAACTCAGACTCCTTCAGCATCATATCAGCACTGGGATTCCTGTAGAACATGAATTCCCTCTCTCCATCCTTTCTCAGTGTCACAAATGCCAATGCAGTTCTTGCTTCCCTATCAAAGCACACACCATCTGTGTTCACCCCATTTTGATTCAATATGTCAACTAGcatctttccaaattcatcaTCTCCCACCTGTCACGTTATTGCAGTTTTGAGTCTACATGGCAAAGAAAATGTGACTTTTAATTCGACTAGCAACTATGCTACATATAATCAGCTATCTATAGAGGATAcatgttgaaatacaaaatacacactGAAAATAATGGCTGATTTGGTGCGCACATATATTTTTTGTTGGATGTGGGTTGTGATGCAAATTTCTCAATCTATAtagaaatattgattat includes:
- the LOC112711125 gene encoding probable fructokinase-5, translating into MAGSTDPLVITFGEMLIDFVPDTAGVSLAESRAFIKAPGGAPANVACAISKLGGNSAFVGKVGDDEFGKMLVDILNQNGVNTDGVCFDREARTALAFVTLRKDGEREFMFYRNPSADMMLKESELNIGLIKKAKIFHYGSISLISEPCRSAHLAAMKAAREAGALLSYDPNVRIPLWPSPDTARSGIKSIWFDADFIKEFFFNLFLNCRTASTAL